The following proteins are encoded in a genomic region of Thermodesulfatator atlanticus DSM 21156:
- a CDS encoding proline--tRNA ligase: MRLSRYFLPTLREDPKEAEVISHKLMLRAGMIRRVASGIYTFLPLGLRTLRKVEQIVREEMNRAGALEVLMPLVQPAELWQETGRWDKFGKELLRFKDRKDHDFCLGPTHEEVITDLVRGEIRSYRQLPLILYQIATKFRDEIRPRFGLMRGREFIMKDAYSFDADEKGLDKSYQLMYETYERIFTRCGLRFKAVLADTGAIGGKESHEFMVLAETGEDTIASCPSCGYAANLEMAEAVRDFQYADEEEKPLEKVSTPDVKRVEDVARFLGVSPAKLVKTLIYLIDGKPYAILIRGDHELNEVKLKRALGAESIVMADAATVAKLTSAPVGFAGPIGLSGLTIIADNAVKGLKNFVVGANESDAHYVNANYPRDFDIEAFYDLRNVTEGDLCPRCSSPLELTKGIEVGHVFKLGTTYSEAMGATFLDAEGKERPFVMGCYGIGVSRTMAAAIEQNHDENGIIWPMPLAPFHAILLTLSPKDTKLMEASENIYQALQEKQVEVLWDERDERPGVKFKDADLIGIPYKIVIGKKFQKEGKVELKSRRGDEEHSFTPEEAVNFLSEKVKG, translated from the coding sequence ATGCGCCTTAGCCGCTACTTCTTGCCCACATTAAGGGAAGACCCTAAAGAAGCCGAGGTCATAAGCCATAAGTTGATGCTCCGCGCAGGGATGATCCGCCGTGTTGCCTCTGGCATATATACTTTTTTACCCCTTGGGCTGCGCACTTTAAGAAAGGTCGAACAAATTGTGCGTGAAGAAATGAATCGTGCCGGGGCCCTGGAAGTACTCATGCCTTTGGTACAACCAGCGGAACTCTGGCAGGAAACCGGACGCTGGGACAAGTTTGGCAAAGAACTTTTGCGTTTCAAAGACCGCAAAGACCACGATTTTTGCCTGGGCCCCACCCACGAAGAAGTAATCACAGATCTTGTACGAGGCGAAATTCGCTCCTACCGCCAGCTTCCCCTTATTCTCTATCAGATTGCCACCAAGTTCCGCGATGAGATCAGACCGCGATTTGGCCTTATGCGGGGCCGCGAATTTATCATGAAAGATGCCTACAGTTTTGATGCCGATGAAAAAGGCCTTGATAAGAGCTATCAGCTTATGTACGAAACATACGAACGCATTTTTACCCGCTGCGGCTTGCGCTTCAAAGCAGTTCTTGCAGACACAGGGGCCATTGGCGGAAAAGAATCCCATGAATTTATGGTGCTTGCTGAGACCGGTGAGGATACCATTGCCAGTTGCCCTTCTTGCGGATACGCCGCAAACTTAGAAATGGCAGAAGCTGTGAGAGACTTCCAGTATGCTGACGAAGAAGAAAAACCCCTTGAGAAGGTTTCCACCCCTGATGTTAAACGCGTTGAAGACGTAGCCAGGTTTCTGGGTGTGTCTCCTGCCAAACTGGTAAAGACTCTCATTTACCTGATAGACGGAAAACCTTATGCCATACTCATCAGGGGAGATCACGAATTAAACGAAGTAAAACTAAAACGCGCCCTTGGTGCGGAAAGTATCGTCATGGCAGATGCCGCAACCGTAGCAAAGCTTACTAGCGCCCCGGTGGGTTTTGCTGGCCCTATAGGGCTTTCAGGCCTTACAATCATCGCAGATAACGCGGTAAAAGGTCTTAAAAACTTTGTGGTTGGCGCAAATGAAAGCGACGCCCATTACGTTAACGCAAACTACCCCCGTGATTTTGACATTGAAGCTTTTTATGACCTGCGTAACGTAACCGAAGGCGATCTTTGCCCAAGATGCAGCAGCCCCCTTGAACTCACCAAAGGGATCGAAGTTGGCCATGTTTTCAAGTTAGGCACCACTTATAGCGAAGCCATGGGGGCTACCTTTCTTGATGCCGAGGGTAAAGAGCGTCCGTTTGTGATGGGCTGCTACGGCATAGGAGTTTCCAGGACCATGGCCGCTGCCATTGAACAAAATCACGACGAAAATGGCATCATCTGGCCTATGCCTTTGGCCCCGTTTCACGCCATCCTGCTAACCTTGAGCCCCAAAGATACCAAGCTTATGGAAGCTTCTGAAAATATTTACCAAGCACTTCAGGAAAAGCAGGTAGAAGTGCTCTGGGATGAAAGAGACGAGCGCCCCGGGGTCAAATTTAAAGATGCCGATTTAATAGGGATTCCCTATAAAATCGTCATTGGCAAAAAGTTTCAGAAAGAAGGAAAGGTGGAACTGAAATCAAGACGCGGCGATGAGGAACACTCCTTTACCCCTGAAGAAGCTGTCAATTTTTTAAGCGAGAAGGTAAAGGGATAA
- a CDS encoding HTH domain-containing protein has translation MARKRSRPVTKEDVKFVYENYLNMSAAEIAEKLGISKFQVMKIVTELRKRGVPIPKKVGKRENPIDAFVKELKEQGKL, from the coding sequence ATGGCTAGAAAGCGCAGCAGACCCGTTACCAAAGAAGATGTTAAGTTTGTTTATGAAAACTATCTTAACATGTCAGCAGCGGAAATTGCCGAAAAACTCGGTATCAGCAAGTTCCAAGTAATGAAAATCGTCACTGAATTGCGCAAACGCGGAGTACCAATTCCAAAGAAAGTTGGAAAAAGAGAAAATCCTATTGATGCCTTTGTCAAAGAATTAAAAGAACAAGGCAAACTTTAA
- a CDS encoding PD-(D/E)XK nuclease domain-containing protein, translating to ETILFQTGYLTIEKRYEIMPGEAVYVLRFPNIEVRKAFSDHLLNYFLEDLSKKTANKIRMARVLKAGRVSEMMEVFRAFFASIPHDWYRKTELAGYEGFYASIFYCYFAALGLDVRVEEATNQGRLDMAVLFEGRCYLFEFKVVEDEPEGKALLQLKEKRYWEKYKGECKKIWLIGVEFSKRERNIVSFEVEEIS from the coding sequence GAGACGATTCTTTTTCAGACGGGTTATCTCACCATAGAAAAAAGATACGAAATCATGCCAGGTGAGGCAGTTTACGTCTTACGCTTCCCAAATATCGAAGTGAGAAAGGCCTTCTCTGACCACCTTTTGAATTACTTTCTGGAGGACCTTTCAAAGAAAACAGCAAACAAGATACGTATGGCACGGGTTCTCAAGGCAGGAAGAGTTTCTGAGATGATGGAGGTATTTCGCGCGTTTTTTGCTTCCATACCCCACGATTGGTATCGAAAGACAGAGCTTGCGGGCTATGAGGGCTTTTACGCGAGCATTTTTTACTGCTATTTTGCGGCGCTTGGTCTGGACGTGCGGGTGGAAGAGGCTACTAACCAGGGCCGCCTGGACATGGCGGTGCTTTTCGAGGGCAGGTGTTATCTCTTTGAATTCAAGGTGGTAGAAGATGAACCCGAGGGCAAGGCGCTTTTGCAGCTAAAAGAGAAGCGTTACTGGGAGAAGTATAAGGGCGAGTGCAAAAAGATCTGGCTCATCGGGGTTGAGTTCAGCAAGCGTGAGCGGAACATCGTTTCTTTTGAAGTGGAAGAAATTTCCTGA
- a CDS encoding penicillin-binding protein 1A: MPRRRKKAPRKLSHFHLAVLFFSAAAFALIFVLLVVYFYLSLGLPSISKLINYEPPAATVVLDHRGETLAYWYKERRFPVPLSQVPPYLIQAFVSAEDARFYEHKGLDFLSILRAALRDIKARRIVQGGSTITQQVARALLLSNERTLKRKLKEAILAWQIDAALTKDEILTIYLNQIYLGAGAYGVEAAARTYFNKHVWELTLPEAALIAGLTPAPSKYNPLRNPKLALKRRAYVLRRMAEEGYISWETAEKAMKAPLKLNPGDFSPKKEALYFLSVLRQRLERKFGPELYTGGYTIYASLDLLWQQEVEKRLQEHLKIIAKRNKRKDIPEGAVICLDNQSGAVRVLVGGRDFRNTQFNRAIQARRQPGSAFKPIIWATVLEKGFANVASQVVDEPIVLPGAKAGSFWQPKNFDKGYLGPISLRTALVHSRNTVAVKLAYATGLPDLITTAQMLGIKSPLARNYSLALGSSGISLLELTRAYTVFINQGVLKDTRWVESIFDRHGKAIPLETKSKQVISPETAYFMSFLLHEVVRDGTGRCAKALGVWAGGKTGTTDNYKDAWFIGFTKEITCGVWIGYDKVVSLGRLETGGRAACPMWVKAMESRPESYLDEAPSPPEDIVFLEIQDFDPLRGRETILMPFREKDVPELKNSLPRQGIQRFIRELLSPLGF, encoded by the coding sequence ATGCCTAGACGCCGCAAAAAGGCTCCCAGAAAGCTTTCCCATTTTCATCTGGCGGTGCTTTTCTTTTCAGCAGCCGCCTTCGCTTTAATCTTTGTTCTTTTAGTGGTTTATTTTTACCTTTCGCTTGGGCTTCCTAGCATTTCAAAGCTTATCAATTATGAGCCTCCTGCGGCAACGGTAGTTCTTGACCATCGCGGCGAGACTTTGGCTTATTGGTACAAAGAGCGCAGGTTTCCCGTTCCTCTTTCTCAGGTGCCCCCCTATTTGATTCAGGCCTTTGTCTCTGCGGAAGATGCCAGGTTCTATGAGCACAAAGGACTTGACTTCCTGAGTATTTTAAGGGCGGCCCTAAGGGATATTAAGGCCCGTCGTATTGTTCAAGGGGGAAGTACAATTACCCAACAGGTAGCCCGTGCCCTGCTCCTTTCAAATGAAAGAACTCTAAAACGCAAGCTCAAAGAAGCTATCTTGGCCTGGCAAATTGATGCGGCCCTTACCAAAGACGAAATTCTCACTATTTATCTAAATCAAATTTATCTGGGGGCGGGGGCTTACGGAGTAGAAGCTGCAGCAAGGACGTATTTTAACAAGCACGTATGGGAACTAACCCTTCCTGAGGCAGCTCTCATCGCGGGCCTAACTCCTGCACCCAGTAAATATAACCCTTTACGGAATCCAAAGCTTGCTCTTAAACGCAGGGCCTACGTGTTGCGTCGCATGGCAGAAGAGGGCTATATCAGCTGGGAAACAGCAGAAAAGGCCATGAAAGCCCCTCTTAAACTCAACCCTGGAGATTTTTCCCCTAAAAAAGAAGCGCTTTATTTTCTATCGGTCTTGCGCCAAAGGCTTGAGAGAAAATTTGGCCCAGAGCTTTATACCGGTGGTTATACTATTTACGCCTCATTAGATCTTCTCTGGCAACAGGAAGTTGAAAAACGCTTGCAAGAGCACCTGAAAATCATTGCCAAGCGGAACAAGCGTAAAGATATCCCTGAGGGGGCAGTTATTTGTCTTGACAACCAAAGCGGGGCGGTTCGTGTGCTGGTGGGAGGAAGGGACTTTCGCAACACACAATTTAACCGTGCCATCCAGGCGAGGCGTCAGCCGGGTTCAGCTTTTAAGCCCATTATTTGGGCTACTGTCCTTGAGAAGGGCTTTGCCAACGTAGCGAGTCAGGTGGTGGATGAGCCTATTGTTTTGCCCGGGGCCAAAGCAGGTTCTTTCTGGCAGCCTAAGAATTTTGACAAAGGCTACCTGGGCCCTATCAGCTTGCGTACTGCTCTGGTGCATTCGCGCAATACCGTGGCAGTTAAGCTTGCCTATGCCACGGGACTCCCTGATCTCATTACCACCGCGCAGATGCTGGGCATAAAAAGTCCGCTTGCGCGTAATTATTCTCTAGCCCTTGGAAGCTCTGGTATTTCACTTTTGGAGTTAACCAGGGCCTATACTGTTTTTATCAACCAGGGTGTGCTGAAAGACACCCGGTGGGTGGAAAGTATTTTTGATCGCCACGGCAAGGCTATCCCCCTTGAAACTAAAAGCAAGCAGGTTATTTCCCCTGAAACCGCTTATTTTATGAGTTTTCTTTTGCACGAAGTGGTAAGAGACGGCACAGGACGGTGTGCTAAAGCCTTGGGTGTTTGGGCAGGAGGAAAAACAGGTACCACGGATAATTATAAAGATGCCTGGTTCATTGGTTTTACTAAAGAAATTACCTGCGGGGTATGGATAGGTTACGATAAGGTCGTTTCTTTAGGGAGACTTGAGACCGGAGGCCGAGCAGCCTGCCCCATGTGGGTTAAGGCCATGGAAAGCAGGCCAGAAAGTTATTTAGACGAAGCGCCTTCTCCTCCTGAAGACATTGTATTCCTTGAGATTCAAGATTTTGATCCTCTTAGAGGCAGAGAAACAATTCTTATGCCTTTTAGGGAAAAAGATGTCCCAGAACTAAAAAATAGCCTTCCGCGCCAGGGTATTCAGAGATTTATAAGAGAGCTTCTTTCGCCTCTTGGATTTTAG
- a CDS encoding TlyA family RNA methyltransferase codes for MAQTKERLDKLLVQKGLCETREKAQALIMAGEVYVNGKRIEKAGQKIPFDAQIEIKGKGLPFVSRGGLKLAHALKHFGIDVAGLVCADIGASTGGFTDCLLQEGAAKVYAIDVGKGQLHYKLRNDPRVVVLEGINARYLTEESLPEKVGLVTIDCSFISLTKILPAAVKILKPEGLIIALIKPQFEVGKGKVGKGGVVKDPKLHQEVIEKIKTFSEKELNLKTEGITESPILGPAGNKEFLILLKKKPY; via the coding sequence TTGGCACAAACTAAAGAACGCCTTGATAAACTTTTGGTGCAAAAAGGGCTTTGCGAAACAAGGGAAAAGGCACAAGCCTTAATAATGGCTGGGGAAGTCTACGTTAATGGAAAAAGAATTGAAAAAGCCGGCCAGAAAATCCCCTTTGACGCCCAAATTGAGATTAAAGGCAAGGGGCTTCCTTTTGTTTCTCGCGGGGGGCTTAAACTTGCCCATGCCCTTAAGCATTTCGGCATTGATGTAGCTGGGCTTGTTTGCGCTGATATAGGGGCCTCTACCGGTGGCTTTACAGACTGTCTTTTACAAGAAGGCGCTGCCAAAGTCTATGCCATTGATGTAGGTAAGGGACAGTTGCATTACAAACTACGGAACGACCCGCGGGTGGTGGTGCTCGAAGGAATCAATGCTCGCTATCTTACTGAAGAAAGCCTTCCCGAAAAGGTTGGCCTTGTTACCATTGATTGCTCTTTCATTTCTCTTACCAAAATTTTACCTGCGGCCGTAAAAATTCTAAAACCAGAAGGTCTCATCATCGCCCTCATTAAGCCTCAGTTTGAAGTTGGAAAAGGAAAAGTCGGCAAAGGTGGTGTAGTAAAGGATCCAAAACTCCACCAAGAAGTTATTGAGAAAATAAAAACTTTTTCCGAAAAAGAACTTAATCTCAAAACAGAGGGAATAACTGAAAGTCCAATCCTTGGCCCGGCAGGAAATAAAGAATTTTTGATTCTTCTAAAAAAGAAGCCCTATTAA
- the surE gene encoding 5'/3'-nucleotidase SurE has translation MRILLTNDDGIFAEGLCALHDALCGEHQVIIVAPEAERSAVGHAITIADPLRVRKIKRNNIFFGYAVSGTPADCVKLALYEIVNGKVDLVLSGINRGANVGINVLYSGTVSAATEGAILGYPSIAVSLNEYLEPDYCFAAYFTSCLIEFLAKNEFPKNICLNVNIPAIPAHQIKGIKCVRQSTKPLIEKFEKRIDPHGNIYYWQCSEKFIEEDPDTDVVALKEGFITITPLYHNLTSFEILAKIKSWNIEF, from the coding sequence ATGAGGATATTACTAACTAACGATGATGGCATTTTTGCAGAGGGACTGTGTGCCCTTCATGATGCCCTGTGTGGTGAGCATCAGGTTATTATTGTAGCCCCGGAAGCAGAAAGAAGCGCAGTAGGACATGCTATCACTATCGCCGATCCTTTGCGGGTTAGGAAAATAAAAAGAAACAACATATTTTTTGGATACGCTGTAAGTGGCACTCCTGCTGATTGTGTAAAACTGGCATTATACGAAATAGTAAACGGGAAAGTTGATCTAGTTTTATCTGGAATCAACAGAGGTGCAAACGTGGGAATAAATGTTCTTTATTCGGGAACGGTCTCTGCTGCCACAGAAGGAGCAATTCTTGGATATCCTAGCATAGCTGTTTCTTTAAACGAATATCTAGAGCCAGATTATTGTTTTGCCGCTTATTTTACCAGTTGCTTAATTGAATTTCTGGCTAAAAATGAATTCCCCAAAAATATATGTTTAAACGTAAATATTCCCGCTATTCCTGCCCATCAAATTAAAGGCATAAAATGCGTGCGCCAAAGCACAAAACCTCTTATTGAAAAATTCGAAAAAAGAATTGACCCTCATGGAAATATTTATTATTGGCAGTGCAGTGAAAAATTCATCGAAGAAGATCCCGACACTGACGTAGTTGCCTTAAAAGAAGGCTTTATTACCATTACACCTCTTTATCATAATCTCACGTCTTTTGAAATTTTAGCTAAAATTAAATCATGGAATATTGAATTCTAA
- a CDS encoding CBS and ACT domain-containing protein has product MLVKEWMTEDPIVLDENASIMKAVQIMKEHNMRRIPVVKDGKLVGIITDRDIREATPSKATALDVHELYYLLSEIRVKDVMTPDPITITPDVTVEFAAVVMLENRISGLPVVDEENHVIGIITQTDVFKVLIHITGIYYGPYQIAFLLKAQPGLISEIAQEIRRHGARIVTVLTSYEGLELERRRVYFRVMDMPEDKFKEMVDHLKKKYNVLYWIRDDLSKIPRKKQTSKIQEAKEALL; this is encoded by the coding sequence ATGCTTGTCAAAGAATGGATGACTGAAGACCCTATCGTACTCGATGAAAATGCTTCCATTATGAAAGCAGTTCAGATAATGAAAGAACACAACATGCGCCGCATACCGGTGGTGAAAGACGGCAAACTGGTAGGGATTATCACTGACCGTGATATCAGAGAGGCAACCCCATCAAAAGCCACGGCCCTAGATGTTCATGAGCTCTACTATCTTCTTTCTGAAATCAGGGTAAAAGACGTCATGACCCCTGACCCTATCACCATAACCCCTGATGTTACCGTAGAATTTGCCGCGGTGGTCATGCTTGAAAATCGCATTTCAGGTCTCCCTGTGGTTGACGAAGAAAACCACGTAATCGGCATCATCACCCAAACAGACGTATTCAAAGTCCTTATCCACATCACCGGAATTTACTATGGTCCTTATCAGATTGCTTTTCTTCTCAAGGCCCAGCCAGGGCTTATCTCCGAAATCGCCCAAGAAATCCGCAGACACGGCGCTCGCATTGTTACGGTGCTAACTTCTTATGAAGGCCTAGAACTTGAAAGGCGTCGTGTATATTTTCGCGTTATGGATATGCCTGAAGACAAGTTCAAAGAAATGGTTGATCATCTCAAAAAGAAATACAACGTGCTTTACTGGATTCGAGACGATCTCTCTAAGATTCCTCGTAAAAAGCAGACTTCTAAAATCCAAGAGGCGAAAGAAGCTCTCTTATAA
- a CDS encoding ABC-ATPase domain-containing protein, with protein sequence MDSKDLLNKLKKLEGKSYGAYKELKGTYQFSEFLLCIDKVQSDPFAPPSLMRVKIPSASAGYPAHFYSNDSRRLGLENFLAKCAKDLSKGLSRKIGTGKGGLIKVHGPGQEILPRTGVEVFPDGSVELRFFVGLPAAGRRILAKEAQKILFDSLPQLAKGLFFQNVAKDLLQKYVETNEDADFLRKKLNELGLVAFVADGSILPRASGVDPRPAKNAIPFVAPETLALELELPNQGKIRGLAIRPGVTLIAGGGFHGKSTLLRAIEQGIYNHVPGDGREFVVTITEAIKIRAEDGRKITGVNISPFINNLPFGQDTHAFTTDCASGSTSQAANIMEALEIGSKLLLIDEDTSATNFMIRDMRMQALVSKEKEPITPFLDRVREIYEIFGISSILVVGGCGDYLDVADTVIVMEEYLPKDATLEAKKIVQEFPLRRRKEAAFPFVLPRPRSFREDSFPRVPKPPKPKGRHIIVWGKELIDLQAVEQLVSEDQTRAIALALPLLAQHLKKGLSLPEALDVLQQDLKEKGLLMLSSLPRGDLAGFRAFELAAALNRLRTLKVRNA encoded by the coding sequence ATGGATAGCAAAGACCTACTTAACAAATTAAAAAAACTAGAAGGTAAAAGTTACGGAGCGTATAAAGAGCTCAAGGGCACTTACCAGTTCTCTGAATTCTTGCTTTGTATAGATAAGGTGCAATCAGATCCCTTTGCTCCTCCAAGCCTTATGCGCGTCAAAATCCCATCTGCCTCAGCGGGTTATCCTGCCCATTTTTATAGTAACGATTCCCGACGCCTTGGGCTGGAAAACTTTTTAGCCAAGTGCGCTAAAGATCTCAGCAAGGGGCTTTCCCGCAAAATAGGCACCGGGAAAGGGGGCTTAATCAAAGTGCACGGCCCAGGGCAAGAAATTTTGCCGCGCACCGGGGTAGAGGTCTTTCCTGATGGAAGTGTTGAGTTGCGTTTTTTTGTGGGGCTTCCTGCAGCAGGACGTCGCATCCTGGCTAAAGAAGCCCAAAAAATCCTATTTGATTCCTTACCCCAGCTTGCCAAGGGGCTTTTTTTTCAAAATGTAGCCAAGGACTTGCTACAGAAATACGTAGAAACAAACGAAGACGCTGATTTTTTGCGCAAAAAGTTAAACGAGCTTGGGTTAGTGGCTTTTGTAGCTGATGGAAGTATCTTGCCAAGGGCCTCTGGCGTTGATCCCAGGCCTGCTAAAAACGCTATCCCTTTTGTCGCCCCGGAAACCCTTGCCCTTGAGCTTGAACTCCCTAATCAGGGGAAGATTAGAGGCCTGGCCATAAGGCCAGGTGTTACGTTGATTGCAGGAGGTGGCTTTCACGGAAAATCCACCCTTTTGCGTGCCATTGAGCAGGGCATTTATAACCATGTGCCAGGTGACGGACGAGAATTTGTGGTGACTATCACAGAGGCAATTAAAATAAGGGCGGAGGATGGCCGCAAAATTACCGGAGTGAACATCTCTCCTTTTATTAATAATCTTCCCTTTGGCCAGGATACGCATGCCTTTACTACAGACTGTGCGTCAGGCTCTACCAGCCAGGCGGCCAATATCATGGAAGCCTTAGAAATCGGGTCAAAGCTTTTGCTAATAGACGAAGACACATCCGCTACCAACTTTATGATTCGTGATATGCGCATGCAGGCGTTGGTTTCTAAAGAAAAGGAACCCATAACGCCTTTTCTTGATAGGGTCAGGGAGATTTATGAAATTTTCGGTATTTCGAGTATCCTGGTTGTAGGCGGCTGTGGTGACTATCTTGACGTGGCTGATACCGTAATTGTGATGGAAGAATATCTACCCAAAGATGCTACCCTTGAGGCCAAAAAAATTGTTCAAGAATTTCCTTTGAGGCGCAGAAAAGAAGCTGCTTTCCCTTTTGTTTTGCCCAGGCCCCGATCTTTTAGGGAAGATAGCTTCCCTCGAGTCCCAAAACCCCCAAAGCCCAAAGGCAGACATATTATCGTCTGGGGTAAGGAACTAATAGATCTTCAGGCGGTGGAACAATTAGTTTCTGAGGACCAAACACGTGCTATAGCACTTGCTCTTCCCCTGCTTGCCCAGCATCTTAAAAAGGGCCTTTCTTTGCCAGAGGCTCTTGATGTTTTACAACAAGACCTCAAGGAAAAAGGGCTTTTAATGTTGAGCAGTCTTCCCAGGGGAGATTTGGCAGGGTTTAGGGCCTTTGAATTGGCCGCAGCCCTTAATCGTTTGCGGACCTTAAAGGTGAGAAATGCCTAG
- the argJ gene encoding bifunctional glutamate N-acetyltransferase/amino-acid acetyltransferase ArgJ, which translates to MFVPRGFQFAACASGIKKEGLDLGLIYTEAKALAAGVFTQNLVKAAPVLLGKEILSKTEGIKAILVNSGCANACTGEAGLKDAQEILEALAKNLGCNLTNILPASTGVIGERLPKDKIINSLPNLCANLSTDGVEQFARAIMTTDAFPKIASRKINIPSGEITILGIAKGAGMICPNMATMLAFILTDAELSPVFLKETLKKNVALTFNRISVDGDTSTNDTVYMMANAISGKIDTQEDQKLFDQACYEICYELAKFIVKDGEGATKLVQIKVINADNEEKALIIAKTIANSLLSKTAFFGEDPNWGRFLAAMGRAGVSFNPEKTDIYINQIKIVANGLGQGKEQEKLAHQEMTKNEFTLTIDLKEGNASAEYLTCDLSYDYVKINAEYRT; encoded by the coding sequence ATGTTTGTTCCCCGAGGGTTTCAATTTGCCGCCTGTGCCAGCGGCATAAAAAAAGAAGGCCTTGATCTTGGACTGATTTATACCGAAGCAAAAGCCCTGGCAGCCGGAGTTTTTACCCAAAATTTGGTAAAAGCCGCCCCGGTGCTGCTCGGAAAAGAAATTTTGAGCAAGACCGAGGGAATCAAAGCTATCCTGGTAAATAGCGGCTGTGCAAACGCGTGCACCGGAGAAGCGGGGCTTAAAGACGCGCAAGAAATTTTAGAGGCCCTGGCCAAAAATTTGGGCTGCAACCTGACAAATATTCTCCCTGCTTCCACAGGGGTTATTGGAGAAAGACTCCCAAAAGACAAAATCATAAATTCCTTGCCAAACCTTTGTGCAAATCTCTCTACCGATGGTGTGGAACAATTTGCTCGGGCTATTATGACAACAGATGCCTTTCCCAAAATAGCTAGCCGTAAGATAAACATTCCCTCAGGAGAAATAACTATCTTAGGAATCGCTAAGGGGGCAGGCATGATTTGCCCCAATATGGCCACCATGCTTGCCTTTATCTTAACTGACGCCGAGCTTTCTCCTGTTTTTCTAAAAGAAACGCTCAAAAAAAACGTCGCTCTTACTTTCAATAGAATCTCAGTAGATGGAGATACCAGCACTAACGATACGGTTTACATGATGGCTAATGCTATTTCTGGGAAAATAGATACCCAAGAAGACCAAAAATTATTTGACCAGGCCTGTTATGAGATATGCTATGAACTTGCTAAATTTATCGTAAAAGATGGCGAAGGGGCCACAAAATTAGTACAAATAAAGGTGATCAATGCTGACAATGAAGAAAAAGCTCTTATAATTGCTAAAACTATTGCCAATTCTTTGTTGTCAAAAACTGCTTTCTTCGGAGAAGATCCTAATTGGGGGCGATTCTTAGCAGCCATGGGGCGAGCAGGAGTAAGCTTTAACCCTGAAAAAACTGACATTTACATTAACCAAATAAAAATAGTTGCCAATGGATTAGGACAGGGGAAAGAACAAGAAAAGTTAGCTCATCAGGAAATGACAAAAAACGAATTTACTTTGACAATTGACCTCAAAGAAGGTAATGCTTCTGCGGAATATCTAACATGTGACTTAAGCTATGATTACGTGAAAATAAATGCCGAATACAGAACATAA